The following coding sequences are from one Stigmatopora nigra isolate UIUO_SnigA chromosome 12, RoL_Snig_1.1, whole genome shotgun sequence window:
- the ncoa4 gene encoding nuclear receptor coactivator 4 isoform X2, protein MLAAGAGGGVGSGQLKRCLLAQDQLEEAIGAIGDAERQLQDNAREARWQLQSCVSRQQEALRCREMWLLAQIQLLEHVKAETLQQQSQRLQRTLGQLEAMSQQLQSSNSSHLSNQLTSCLDKFSLLSLTPEETPDMTFGADARSLRDAITSFGSVAPQGETPESQPGTGKFRGGSLADWLLESGRPAPAARDRAGRDAPVDFLKAWGQLQDLETWLPRGREQGGGRHEDDGGHDLSRWLPRDREPGGGRDLSRWLAVAAAASPAAGPPPAPRLLLQPFSESRSTDRWLAGSGCSSCPGQSVPALEIENLGRLKCLKTASPGDLHAWLHRVAPLPQTCRANEPCGSYSECVCDQNCGREALDAWLMRCGDRDKNGVPLRLSADGAKNCPPPLRHIEREQKVEAILEAWLHPSEPQGRPDAPWPGEREETPQRDDQWLAKKRQEGDTFSVSGVGGGGGEKWNRGPPPVQV, encoded by the exons ATGCTCGCGGCGGGCGCTGGCGGCGGCGTCGGCAGCGGCCAGCTGAAGCGGTGCCTGCTGGCCCAGGATCAGCTGGAGGAGGCCATCGGCGCCATCGGAGACGCCGAGCGACAGCTCCAGGACAACGCCAGAGAG GCGCGCTGGCAGCTGCAGAGTTGCGTGAGTCGCCAGCAGGAGGCGCTGCGCTGCAGGGAGATGTGGCTGCTGGCGCAGATTCAACTGCTGGAACACGTCAAGGCAGAAACGCTGCAGCAGCAGTCGCAGCGACTCCAGCGG ACCTTGGGACAATTGGAGGCCATGTCTCAGCAGTTGCAGAGCAGCAACAGTAGCCACCTCAGCAACCAACTGACCagctgccttgacaa GTTTTCCCTCTTGAGTCTGACGCCGGAGGAGACTCCCGACATGACTTTCGGCGCCGATGCGCGTTCCCTGAGGGACGCCATCACCTCCTTCGGCAGCGTGGCTCCCCAG GGCGAGACTCCCGAGTCCCAGCCGGGCACCGGGAAGTTCCGGGGCGGCTCTCTGGCCGACTGGCTGCTGGAAAGCGGCCGCCCCGCTCCGGCGGCCCGGGACCGG GCTGGCCGTGACGCGCCGGTGGATTTCCTCAAAGCGTGGGGTCAGCTGCAAGACCTGGAGACGTGGTTGCCCCGAGGCCGGGAGCAGGGAGGCGGCCGCCACGAGGACGACGGCGGCCACGACTTGAGTCGGTGGCTGCCCAGAGACCGGGAGCCCGGAGGCGGGCGCGACTTGAGCCGCTGGCTGgccgtggccgccgccgcctccccgGCCGCCGGGCCCCCGCCGGCCCCGCGCCTGCTCCTGCAGCCTTTTTCCGAAAGCCGCTCCACGGACCGGTGGCTGGCGGGCTCCGGCTGCTCCTCTTGCCCGGGCCAGAGCGTCCCGGCGCTGGAGATCGAGAACCTGGGCCGGCTCAAGTGCCTGAAGACGGCGTCCCCGGGCGACCTGCACGCCTGGCTTCACCGGGTGGCGCCGCTGCCGCAGACGTGTCGCGCCAACGAGCCCTGCGGCAGCTACTCGGAGTGCGTCTGCGACCAAAACTGCGGTCGGGAAGCGCTGGACGCCTGGCTGATGAGGTGCGGCGACCGGGACAAGAACGGCGTCCCTCTCCGGCTCTCGGCCGACGGCGCCAAGAATTGCCCGCCGCCTCTACGCCACATAGAACGAGAGCAAAAG GTTGAAGCCATCCTGGAGGCGTGGCTTCACCCCTCCGAGCCCCAGGGACGCCCGGATGCGCCGTGGCCCGGGGAGCGGGAGGAAACGCCCCAGCGGGATGACCAGTGGCTGGCCAAGAAGCGTCAG GAGGGCGACACCTTCTCCGTCTCCGGagtgggcggcggcggcggggagaAGTGGAACCGCGGGCCTCCGCCCGTTCAG GTTTGA
- the ncoa4 gene encoding nuclear receptor coactivator 4 isoform X1, producing MLAAGAGGGVGSGQLKRCLLAQDQLEEAIGAIGDAERQLQDNAREARWQLQSCVSRQQEALRCREMWLLAQIQLLEHVKAETLQQQSQRLQRTLGQLEAMSQQLQSSNSSHLSNQLTSCLDKFSLLSLTPEETPDMTFGADARSLRDAITSFGSVAPQGETPESQPGTGKFRGGSLADWLLESGRPAPAARDRAGRDAPVDFLKAWGQLQDLETWLPRGREQGGGRHEDDGGHDLSRWLPRDREPGGGRDLSRWLAVAAAASPAAGPPPAPRLLLQPFSESRSTDRWLAGSGCSSCPGQSVPALEIENLGRLKCLKTASPGDLHAWLHRVAPLPQTCRANEPCGSYSECVCDQNCGREALDAWLMRCGDRDKNGVPLRLSADGAKNCPPPLRHIEREQKVEAILEAWLHPSEPQGRPDAPWPGEREETPQRDDQWLAKKRQEGDTFSVSGVGGGGGEKWNRGPPPVQVK from the exons ATGCTCGCGGCGGGCGCTGGCGGCGGCGTCGGCAGCGGCCAGCTGAAGCGGTGCCTGCTGGCCCAGGATCAGCTGGAGGAGGCCATCGGCGCCATCGGAGACGCCGAGCGACAGCTCCAGGACAACGCCAGAGAG GCGCGCTGGCAGCTGCAGAGTTGCGTGAGTCGCCAGCAGGAGGCGCTGCGCTGCAGGGAGATGTGGCTGCTGGCGCAGATTCAACTGCTGGAACACGTCAAGGCAGAAACGCTGCAGCAGCAGTCGCAGCGACTCCAGCGG ACCTTGGGACAATTGGAGGCCATGTCTCAGCAGTTGCAGAGCAGCAACAGTAGCCACCTCAGCAACCAACTGACCagctgccttgacaa GTTTTCCCTCTTGAGTCTGACGCCGGAGGAGACTCCCGACATGACTTTCGGCGCCGATGCGCGTTCCCTGAGGGACGCCATCACCTCCTTCGGCAGCGTGGCTCCCCAG GGCGAGACTCCCGAGTCCCAGCCGGGCACCGGGAAGTTCCGGGGCGGCTCTCTGGCCGACTGGCTGCTGGAAAGCGGCCGCCCCGCTCCGGCGGCCCGGGACCGG GCTGGCCGTGACGCGCCGGTGGATTTCCTCAAAGCGTGGGGTCAGCTGCAAGACCTGGAGACGTGGTTGCCCCGAGGCCGGGAGCAGGGAGGCGGCCGCCACGAGGACGACGGCGGCCACGACTTGAGTCGGTGGCTGCCCAGAGACCGGGAGCCCGGAGGCGGGCGCGACTTGAGCCGCTGGCTGgccgtggccgccgccgcctccccgGCCGCCGGGCCCCCGCCGGCCCCGCGCCTGCTCCTGCAGCCTTTTTCCGAAAGCCGCTCCACGGACCGGTGGCTGGCGGGCTCCGGCTGCTCCTCTTGCCCGGGCCAGAGCGTCCCGGCGCTGGAGATCGAGAACCTGGGCCGGCTCAAGTGCCTGAAGACGGCGTCCCCGGGCGACCTGCACGCCTGGCTTCACCGGGTGGCGCCGCTGCCGCAGACGTGTCGCGCCAACGAGCCCTGCGGCAGCTACTCGGAGTGCGTCTGCGACCAAAACTGCGGTCGGGAAGCGCTGGACGCCTGGCTGATGAGGTGCGGCGACCGGGACAAGAACGGCGTCCCTCTCCGGCTCTCGGCCGACGGCGCCAAGAATTGCCCGCCGCCTCTACGCCACATAGAACGAGAGCAAAAG GTTGAAGCCATCCTGGAGGCGTGGCTTCACCCCTCCGAGCCCCAGGGACGCCCGGATGCGCCGTGGCCCGGGGAGCGGGAGGAAACGCCCCAGCGGGATGACCAGTGGCTGGCCAAGAAGCGTCAG GAGGGCGACACCTTCTCCGTCTCCGGagtgggcggcggcggcggggagaAGTGGAACCGCGGGCCTCCGCCCGTTCAGGTGAAATGA
- the LOC144204969 gene encoding uncharacterized protein LOC144204969 has product MEDSEAQLTVSEADALGGADFITVELDTQPIEYVVKWAEAGSKFTISCVKKDSDDGAELCGEQLKVDADEAFFAPYEEVYPCELTEQSVEIQMESDEGEEIEGEEEEEDEGDDEEDEEERRRQILLEVGAAGEADSEPEERRYRCGFCGKCYSHASSLYRHQQTHAAKMAAGTAGGAPARRAPDPTRQDARYACQHCGVTFKGSRMLGSHLRLHGKRRIHPCNICGKEFNHSSSLSRHRLIHKKARVEGGGGGGAPHGPTLAPPRHGVRGPQLKGKKAKRRSRQTASGDKFYACPQCDMSFRTSTQLSKHQVTHVKELLDSYAQPGKENVAESSSDLKIRLKLCSRDKPNFYTLCKKNRRRRRPRKVGEPDDDDDEQGEEEDEDEGEDLLLPPPPPPLGGKRPGRAPGAKRCKSKAKSKTFTCAICGKTFMHSSSFSRHKKAHLPQGAVLDETAPIESDSD; this is encoded by the exons ATGGAGGACTCGGAGGCGCAGCTGACGGTTTCCGAGGCGGACGCGCTGGGCGGCGCCGACTTCATCACGGTGGAGCTGGACACGCAGCCCATCGAGTACGTGGTCAAGTGGGCCGAGGCGGGCTCCAAGTTCACCATCTCCTGCGTCAAGAAGGACTCGGACGACGGCGCCGAGCTGTGCGGCGAACAGCTCAAGGTGGACGCCGACGAGGCCTTCTTTGCGCCCTACGAGGAGGTCTACCCCTGCGAGTTGACTGAGCAGAGCGTGGAGATCCAGATGGAGTCGGACGAGGGGGAGGAGAtcgagggggaggaggaggaggaggacgagggagacgacgaggaggacgaggaggagcgGCGGCGGCAGATCCTACTGGAGGTGGGCGCCGCCGGCGAGGCCGACTCGGAGCCCGAGGAGCGGCGCTACCGTTGTGGCTTCTGCGGCAAGTGCTACAGCCACGCCTCCAGCCTCTACCGCCACCAGCAGACGCACGccgccaagatggccgccggcACGGCCGGCGGGGCGCCCGCCCGCCGCGCTCCCGACCCCACGCGGCAAGACGCGCGCTACGCCTGCCAGCACTGCGGCGTGACTTTCAAGGGAAGCAG GATGTTGGGGAGCCACCTGCGTCTGCACGGCAAGAGGCGCATCCACCCGTGCAACATCTGCGGCAAAGAGTTCAACCACAGCTCCAGCCTTTCGCGCCACCGCCTCATCCACAAAAAGGCCCGCGTGgagggcggcggcgggggcggggcCCCCCACGGGCCCACTCTGGCGCCACCCCGCCACGGGGTGCGTGGCCCCCAGCTCAAGGGCAAGAAGGCCAAGCGGCGGAGTCGGCAGACGGCGTCCGGTGACAAGTTCTACGCCTGCCCGCAGTGCGACATGAGCTTCCGCACGTCCACGCAGCTCTCCAAGCATCAG GTGACGCACGTGAAGGAGCTCCTGGACAGCTACGCGCAGCCGGGCAAAGAGAACGTGGCGGAGAGCTCGTCCGACCTGAAGATCCGCCTCAAGCTGTGTTCCCGCGACAAGCCCAACTTTTACACGCTGTGCAAGAAGAATCGGCGCCGCCGTCGCCCCAGGAAAGTGGGTGAgccggacgacgacgacgacgagcagggggaggaggaagacgaggacgaGGGGGAGGACCTGcttttgccgccgccgccgccgccgctggggGGCAAACGGCCCGGCCGCGCCCCCGGCGCCAAACGCTGCAAGAGCAAAGCCAAGAGCAAAACCTTCACCTGCGCCATCTGCGGTAAGACCTTCATGCACTCGTCCAGTTTCTCCCGCCACAAGAAGGCGCACCTGCCGCAAGGGGCCGTCTTGGACGAGACGGCGCCCATCGAGTCCGACTCCGACTGA
- the prph2b gene encoding peripherin-2b, translating into MPFMPVKFDPQKRVKLAQGLWMLYWVSVLAGVLLLGLGVFFKVELRKRSELMDQGESHLVPNLLMAAGLLGAALNAFGAKVCHDSLDPVRYSKWKPALRRFLLLCCLFNLLLLLLALLCFLMQFAVYLTLSRGLKNSIRFYKDTDTPGRCFMKRTLDLTQIEFRCCGNLNFRDWFEIQWISNRYLDMSDGQVKDRLLSNVEGKFLMDSVPFSCCNPGSPRPCIQHHLTNNSAHYDYDHRSEELNIWTRGCREALFSYFSGLMSSAGVLVAAVALLECADMAGLKYLSTALDTMADPENPECESEGWLLEKGVKETLMETLSKIKTLGKSNHVDEGDEAAG; encoded by the exons ATGCCTTTCATGCCGGTCAAGTTCGACCCGCAGAAGCGGGTCAAGCTGGCCCAGGGCCTGTGGATGCTGTACTGGGTGTCGGTCCTGGCCGGCGTCCTCCTCCTGGGCTTGGGCGTCTTCTTCAAGGTGGAGCTGCGCAAGAGGAGCGAGCTGATGGACCAGGGCGAGAGCCACCTGGTGCCCAACCTGCTGATGGCGGCGGGCCTGCTGGGCGCCGCCCTCAACGCCTTCGGGGCCAAAGTCTGCCACGACTCGCTGGACCCGGTGCGCTACTCCAAGTGGAAGCCGGCGCTGCGGCGCTTCCTGCTCCTCTGCTGCCTCTTCaacctgctgctgctgctgctggcgcTGCTCTGCTTCCTCATGCAGTTTGCCGTCTACCTGACGCTGTCGCGCGGCCTGAAGAACAGCATCCGCTTCTACAAGGACACGGACACGCCGGGACGCTGCTTCATGAAGCGCACGCTGGACCTGACGCAGATCGAGTTCCGCTGCTGCGGCAACCTCAACTTCAGGGACTGGTTCGAGATCCAGTGGATCAGCAACCGATACCTGGACATGAGCGACGGCCAGGTCAAAGA TCGCCTCCTGAGCAACGTGGAAGGCAAGTTCCTGATGGACAGCGTCCCCTTCAGCTGCTGCAACCCGGGCTCGCCGCGCCCCTGCATCCAGCACCACCTGACCAACAACTCGGCCCACTACGACTACGACCACCGCAGCGAGGAGCTCAACATCTGGACGCGAGGCTGCCGCGAGGCCCTCTTCTCCTACTTCAGCGGCCTGATGAGCTCCGCCGGCGTCCTGGTGGCCGCCGTGGCGCTGCTGGAG TGCGCGGACATGGCGGGCCTGAAGTACCTGAGCACGGCGTTGGACACCATGGCCGACCCCGAGAACCCCGAGTGCGAGAGCGAAGGCTGGCTGCTGGAGAAGGGCGTCAAGGAGACGCTGATGGAGACCTTGAGCAAAATCAAGACGCTGGGAAAGTCCAACCACGTGGACGAGGGGGACGAGGCGGCCGGCTGA
- the tspan14 gene encoding tetraspanin-14 has protein sequence MYYYRYDNAEVSCCYKYLMFTYNVIFWLAGVAIVAVAFWAWSEKGVLLDLTQVTRLRGLDPVWLLLLVGAVTFVLGFAGCVGALRENICLLKFFSGAIALIFLAELALAILAVVFQSQVRQWINDFFLANVKAYRDDIDLQNLIDSLQRTNRCCGAQKPGDWDVNVYFSCNATHRSREKCGVPFSCCVDDPADSVVNTQCGYDVRKKHPAEWSDHIYVKGCIAALEDWLPANLYTLAVVFVVISLLQMAGIYLARSLVSDIQKVRFSY, from the exons ATGTATTATTATCGCTACGACAACGCCGAGGTCAGCTGCTGCTACAAGTACCTGATGTTTACCTACAATGTCATCTTTTGG TTGGCTGGCGTGGCCATCGTGGCCGTGGCGTTTTGGGCCTGGAGCGAGAAG GGCGTGCTGCTGGACCTGACGCAGGTCACCCGTCTTCGCGGTTTGGACCCGGTGTggttgctgctgctggtggGCGCCGTCACCTTCGTCCTGGGATTCGCCGGATGCGTGGGAGCGCTCCGAGAAAACATCTGCCTGCTCAAGTTT TTTTCCGGCGCCATAGCCCTGATCTTCTTGGCGGAGCTGGCGCTGGCCATCCTGGCCGTGGTTTTCCAGAGTCAGGTGCGCCAGTGGATCAACGACTTCTTCTTGGCCAACGTCAAAGCCTACCGTGACGACATCGACCTGCAGAACCTCATCGACTCGCTGCAGAGGACG AACCGCTGCTGCGGAGCGCAGAAACCCGGCGACTGGGACGTCAACGTGTACTTTAGCTGCAACGCCACGCACCGGAGTCGAGAGAAATGCGGCGTCCCCTTCTCCTGCTGCGTGGACGATCCGGCC gACTCGGTGGTGAACACCCAGTGCGGCTACGACGTGAGAAAGAAACACCCG GCCGAGTGGTCGGATCACATCTACGTGAAAGGCTGCATCGCGGCGCTGGAGGACTGGTTGCCCGCCAATCTTTACACGCTGGCCGTGGTTTTTGTGGTCATCTCGCTGCTGCAG ATGGCGGGCATCTACCTGGCCAGGTCGCTGGTGTCAGACATCCAGAAAGTGCGATTCTCCTACTGA
- the yipf3 gene encoding protein YIPF3: MSASAPTRVNNNAEAWASFDEHIVHGGGSAVVDMENTDDTSGSSFEDVGEMHQRMKEEEEEEETEEAEEGDAEADFLGVKGFKGQLGRQVADQVWQASKRQASRAFDLYANIDILRPYFDVEPVQVRGRLLESLLPVRAIHFPQKIAGELYGPLMLVFTLVAILLHGMKTSGTVIREGTLMGTAIGTCFGYWLGVSSLLYCLAYLLNAQITMLQTLSLLGYGLFSHCVVLLVSYNLHFHLLFYILWLLLGGLSTLRMVTALLSRTVGPTPRLLLCATVSLLHMLFLLYLHFAYHKMVEGLLDTLEGSDAGAVQRATRNVDPPGPGVAVRAA; this comes from the exons ATGTCTGCGTCGGCCCCCACGCGCGTCAACAACAACGCGGAAGCCTGGGCCAGCTTTGACGAACACATCGTCCAC GGCGGAGGCTCGGCGGTGGTCGACATGGAGAACACGGACGACACGTCGGGCTCCAGCTTCGAGGACGTGGGCGAGATGCACCAGAGgatgaaagaggaggaggaggaggaggagacggaGGAGGCAGAAGAGGGCGATGCCGAGGCCGACTTCTTGGGCGTCAAGGGCTTCAAGGGCCAACTGGGCCGGCAGGTGGCGGACCAG GTTTGGCAGGCGAGCAAGCGTCAGGCCTCTCGGGCCTTCGACCTGTATGCCAACATCGACATCCTGCGGCCCTACTTTGACGTGGAGCCCGTTCAGGTGCGCGGCAG ACTACTGGAGTCGCTGCTTCCTGTCCGCGCGATCCACTTCCCTCAG AAGATTGCGGGCGAGCTGTACGGACCGCTCATGCTGGTCTTCACACTGGTGGCCATCTTGTTGCACGGCATGAAGACGTCGGGGACCGTGATT AGGGAAGGAACCCTGATGGGAACGGCCATCGGGACATGTTTCGGTTACTGGCTGGGAGTTTCGTCCTTGCTGTACTGCCTGGCCTATTTGCTGAACGCCCAGATCACCATGTTGCAAACGCTCTCCTTGCTG GGCTACGGCTTGTTCAGCCACTGCGTGGTTCTCCTGGTGAGCTACAACCTTCACTTCCACCTGCTTTTCTACATCCTCTGGCTGCTACTGGGAGGACTGTCCACGCTGCGCATG GTGACGGCCCTGCTGTCGCGCACGGTGGGTCCCACGCCGCGCCTGCTGCTGTGCGCCACCGTCTCCCTTCTGCACATGCTCTTCCTGCTCTACCTTCACTTTGCCTACCACAAGATGGTGGAAG GCCTCCTGGACACCCTGGAAGGATCGGACGCGGGTGCCGTGCAGCGGGCGACCAGAAACGTGGACCCACCTGGACCCGGCGTCGCCGTCCGAGCCGCGTGA
- the dnph1 gene encoding 5-hydroxymethyl-dUMP N-hydrolase, protein MRLPVTGAPGPNKGKEMKIYFCASIRGGREDASVYERIVKSLANFGEVLTEHVGDVHLGDKGEERLDCDIHDRDLAWLGRADAVVAEVTRPSLGVGYELGHARLLRKRILCLFRLSSGQRLSAMIRGAADGERFLVEDYGGPEDVDQILARFFLPAAH, encoded by the exons ATGCGCCTGCCAGTCACTGGCGCCCCGGGCCCAAACAAAGGCAAGGAGATGAAGATTTATTTTTGCGCGAGCATCCGAGGCGGAAGGGAAGACGCGTCCGTGTACGAGCGCATCGTCAAGTCGCTCGCAAACTTCGGCGAGGTCCTGACGGAGCACGTCGGAGACGTCCATCTCGGCGACAAAG GCGAGGAGCGGCTCGACTGCGACATCCACGACCGGGACCTGGCGTGGCTGGGCCGGGCCGACG CGGTGGTCGCTGAGGTGACGCGGCCGTCGCTGGGCGTGGGCTACGAGCTGGGTCACGCTCGGCTGCTGCGGAAGAGAATCCTCTGTCTCTTCCGACTGTCGTCGGGCCAAA GGTTGTCGGCCATGATCCGGGGAGCGGCGGACGGCGAGCGCTTCCTGGTGGAGGATTACGGCGGCCCGGAAGACGTGGACCAGATCTTGGCGCGCTTCTTTCTCCCGGCCGCTCACTGA